From the Leucobacter tenebrionis genome, one window contains:
- the metE gene encoding 5-methyltetrahydropteroyltriglutamate--homocysteine S-methyltransferase, whose translation MPATTPLPDATILGYPRLGRRRELKRAVETYWKGGTSEAELLESARALRAATRARLVELGLPAEGGAVPESFSFYDQVLDATLALGAIPGRFADVAQRDGASDLDVYFALARGDEDHQPLEMTKWFDTNYHYSVPEIDERTPFAANAAALVAQVEEAREQGIESRHVLVGPVTYLLLAKASEDAGAGFRPIDRLDDALAAYAELLGALAAAGASWVQFDEPALVSDSLPVPREEILTLVERAYGVLGAADDRPQILLAAPYGDASRALVRLGALPVEAVQADLVRGSLPQDALGSGELARAFAGTQLVAGVVDGRNIWRTDLRAALALAEHLQRAGIDTVIGTSNSLQHVPHDVEDESKLDARLKSWLAFADQKIEQVATLARGLTEGTAAIEAELAETERVLADRAAAPGVRVEGIRERVAAVAEADRRRASEAERRQAQDALGIPNLATTTIGSFPQTAEIRQARSAFIRGQIDQAAYDGFLREEIERVIRLQERIGLDVLVHGEAERNDMVQYFAELLDGFAVTENGWVQSYGTRATRPSILWGDVSRPAPMTVAWSAYAQSLTDRPVKGMLTGPVTILAWSFVRDDQPLADTAGQVALALRDEIDDLVEAGIRIVQVDEPALRELLPLDADRQAPYLDWSVGAFRLATSGAAPEVQIHTHLCYSEFGEIIDAVDGLDADVTSIEAARSRMDVVEPLGEHGYSRGIGPGVYDIHSPRVPSVEEQTELIRIAAERIPGEQLWVNPDCGLKTRGYEETVASLTNLVLAAKAVREGAA comes from the coding sequence ATGCCCGCAACGACGCCCCTGCCCGACGCCACGATCCTCGGGTACCCGCGCCTCGGCCGCCGCCGTGAGCTCAAGCGCGCGGTCGAGACCTACTGGAAGGGCGGCACGAGCGAGGCCGAGCTCCTCGAATCGGCCCGCGCGCTCCGTGCGGCGACCCGCGCCCGGCTCGTCGAGCTCGGTCTGCCCGCTGAGGGCGGCGCCGTGCCCGAGAGCTTCAGCTTCTACGATCAGGTGCTCGACGCGACGCTCGCGCTGGGTGCGATCCCCGGCCGGTTCGCCGATGTCGCTCAGCGCGACGGTGCGAGCGACCTCGACGTGTACTTCGCGCTGGCTCGGGGCGACGAGGATCACCAGCCGCTCGAGATGACCAAGTGGTTCGATACGAACTACCACTACAGCGTGCCCGAGATCGATGAGCGCACGCCGTTCGCCGCGAACGCCGCCGCACTCGTCGCGCAGGTCGAAGAGGCGCGGGAGCAGGGGATCGAGTCGCGACACGTGCTCGTCGGCCCCGTCACCTATCTGCTGCTCGCGAAGGCCTCCGAGGATGCCGGCGCGGGGTTCAGACCGATCGACCGTCTCGATGACGCGCTCGCGGCCTACGCCGAGTTGCTGGGGGCGCTCGCCGCTGCCGGCGCCTCATGGGTGCAGTTCGACGAGCCGGCGCTCGTCTCGGATTCGCTCCCGGTGCCGCGCGAGGAGATCCTGACGCTGGTCGAGCGCGCCTACGGCGTGCTCGGTGCGGCCGACGATCGCCCGCAGATCCTGCTCGCCGCTCCCTACGGCGATGCGTCGAGGGCACTCGTGCGCCTGGGCGCGCTCCCCGTCGAGGCCGTGCAGGCCGACCTGGTGCGAGGCTCGCTGCCGCAGGACGCGCTGGGGTCGGGCGAGCTCGCGCGAGCGTTCGCGGGCACGCAGCTCGTCGCGGGCGTCGTCGACGGCCGCAACATCTGGCGCACCGATCTGCGCGCGGCGCTCGCGCTCGCCGAGCACCTGCAGCGGGCCGGCATCGACACCGTGATCGGCACGTCGAACAGCCTGCAGCACGTACCGCACGATGTGGAGGACGAGTCGAAGCTCGACGCGCGCCTCAAATCGTGGCTCGCCTTCGCCGACCAGAAGATCGAGCAGGTCGCGACCCTGGCCCGCGGTCTCACCGAGGGGACGGCCGCGATCGAGGCCGAGCTGGCCGAGACCGAGCGTGTGCTCGCGGATCGCGCGGCCGCTCCCGGCGTGCGCGTCGAGGGCATCCGCGAGCGTGTCGCGGCGGTCGCCGAAGCCGATCGCCGTCGCGCCTCCGAAGCTGAGCGCCGGCAGGCGCAGGACGCGCTCGGGATCCCGAATCTCGCGACGACCACGATCGGTTCCTTCCCGCAGACCGCCGAGATCCGCCAGGCGCGCTCGGCGTTCATCAGAGGGCAGATCGACCAGGCGGCCTACGACGGGTTCCTCAGAGAGGAGATCGAGCGGGTCATCCGGCTGCAGGAGCGGATCGGGCTCGACGTGCTCGTGCACGGCGAGGCCGAGCGCAACGACATGGTGCAGTACTTCGCCGAGCTGCTCGACGGATTCGCCGTCACCGAGAACGGATGGGTGCAGTCCTACGGCACGCGCGCCACGCGGCCCTCGATCCTGTGGGGCGATGTGTCGCGCCCGGCTCCGATGACGGTCGCATGGTCGGCGTACGCGCAGTCGCTGACCGATCGCCCGGTCAAGGGCATGCTGACCGGCCCGGTGACGATCCTCGCGTGGTCGTTCGTACGCGACGATCAGCCGCTCGCCGACACTGCGGGCCAGGTCGCTCTCGCCCTGCGCGACGAGATCGACGACCTCGTCGAGGCCGGTATCAGAATCGTGCAGGTCGACGAGCCGGCGCTGCGCGAGCTGCTGCCGCTCGACGCCGACCGTCAGGCGCCGTACCTCGACTGGTCCGTGGGCGCGTTCCGCCTCGCGACGAGCGGGGCCGCGCCCGAGGTGCAGATCCACACTCACCTCTGCTACTCCGAGTTCGGCGAGATCATCGACGCCGTCGACGGTCTCGACGCCGATGTCACCTCGATCGAGGCCGCCCGCAGCCGCATGGACGTGGTCGAGCCGCTGGGCGAGCACGGGTATTCGCGGGGCATCGGCCCGGGCGTCTACGACATCCACTCGCCGCGCGTGCCGAGCGTCGAGGAGCAGACGGAGCTCATCCGCATCGCGGCGGAGCGCATCCCGGGCGAGCAGCTCTGGGTCAACCCCGACTGCGGTCTCAAGACCCGCGGCTACGAGGAGACGGTGGCGAGCCTCACCAACCTCGTGCTCGCCGCGAAGGCCGTGCGCGAAGGCGCGGCGTGA
- a CDS encoding methylenetetrahydrofolate reductase gives MSPLPLVGSAPTRARFSFEVFPARSGAAALALGHAVQHLSAAGPDFISVTYGANGSNRDASLDLLRYLRDHTDALPLAHLTTVGETRDAVRDTIHRVMDAGVHDFLALRGDPPRGLDEGDAAVRGSLSSLELVDLIAEARAERPPLTSVGRTAVAAYPNGHPLSRSRAEDIEWLIAKQEAGAQFAITQLFFRPDEYLGFVSDARGAGLRIPILPGLMPVSTSAQLRKVASLAGRPAPASLERALEEAGGYAPELGVEHTVELARELLAGGAPSVHLYTFNRHEQVLAVLRQLELLTPDPVA, from the coding sequence GTGAGCCCGCTCCCGCTCGTCGGCAGCGCCCCCACGCGCGCGAGGTTCTCGTTCGAGGTCTTCCCCGCGCGGAGTGGCGCCGCGGCGCTCGCCCTCGGGCACGCCGTGCAGCACCTCTCCGCGGCCGGCCCCGACTTCATCTCGGTCACCTACGGCGCTAACGGATCCAACCGCGATGCGTCGCTCGACCTGCTGCGCTACCTGCGCGACCACACCGACGCGCTGCCGCTCGCGCACCTCACCACGGTGGGTGAGACTCGCGATGCCGTGCGCGACACCATTCATCGCGTGATGGACGCCGGCGTGCACGACTTCCTGGCGCTGCGCGGGGATCCGCCGCGCGGTCTCGATGAGGGTGACGCCGCCGTGCGTGGATCGCTGTCATCGCTCGAACTCGTCGACCTGATCGCCGAGGCGAGAGCCGAACGCCCGCCCCTCACGAGCGTCGGGCGCACCGCAGTGGCCGCCTATCCGAACGGGCACCCCCTCTCGCGGTCTCGTGCGGAGGACATCGAGTGGCTCATCGCGAAGCAGGAGGCGGGGGCGCAGTTCGCGATCACGCAGCTGTTCTTCCGGCCCGATGAGTACCTCGGATTCGTGAGCGATGCCCGCGGCGCGGGCCTGCGGATCCCGATCCTCCCCGGCCTGATGCCGGTCTCGACGAGTGCGCAGCTGCGCAAGGTGGCCTCGCTGGCGGGGCGGCCGGCGCCGGCGAGTCTCGAGCGGGCGCTCGAGGAGGCCGGCGGCTACGCGCCCGAACTGGGGGTCGAGCACACGGTCGAGCTCGCTCGCGAGCTGCTCGCTGGCGGGGCGCCCTCGGTGCACCTCTACACCTTCAACCGGCACGAGCAGGTGCTCGCCGTGTTGCGGCAGCTCGAGCTGCTCACACCCGATCCGGTCGCCTGA
- the lexA gene encoding transcriptional repressor LexA, translating into MSDAPPARKPLSEKQQAILECIARSVDTRGYPPSMREIGDAVGLSSLSSVTHQLSRLELGGYIRRDPNRPRALEILVELASTSAAVAEAPVQQVEEAAYVPLVGQIAAGVPITADQQVEEIVPLPRQLVGDGQLFMLRVIGDSMIDAAICDGDFVVVRQQREAENGDIVAAMLDGEATVKVFRRRDGHTWLLPRNSAFEPILGDHAEVLGRVVAVFRSV; encoded by the coding sequence ATGAGCGACGCGCCCCCCGCCCGGAAGCCCTTGAGCGAGAAGCAGCAGGCGATCCTCGAGTGCATCGCCCGCTCCGTCGACACGCGGGGCTATCCGCCCAGCATGCGCGAGATCGGCGACGCAGTCGGCCTCTCATCGCTCTCGAGCGTCACTCATCAGCTCAGCCGCCTCGAGTTGGGCGGGTACATCCGGCGCGACCCGAACCGCCCCCGCGCGCTCGAGATCCTCGTCGAGCTCGCGAGCACGAGCGCTGCGGTCGCGGAGGCTCCCGTTCAGCAGGTGGAGGAGGCGGCCTACGTTCCACTCGTCGGGCAGATCGCGGCCGGCGTCCCGATCACAGCGGATCAGCAGGTCGAGGAGATCGTGCCGCTCCCCCGCCAGCTCGTGGGCGACGGGCAGCTCTTCATGCTCCGGGTCATCGGAGACTCGATGATCGACGCAGCCATCTGCGACGGCGACTTCGTAGTGGTGCGACAGCAGCGCGAGGCGGAGAACGGCGATATCGTGGCGGCCATGCTCGACGGCGAGGCCACCGTGAAGGTCTTCAGGCGTCGCGACGGGCACACCTGGCTGCTTCCGCGCAACAGCGCGTTCGAGCCCATTCTCGGCGACCACGCCGAGGTGCTCGGCCGCGTCGTCGCGGTCTTCCGCTCCGTATAG
- a CDS encoding uroporphyrinogen decarboxylase/cobalamine-independent methonine synthase family protein has protein sequence MTLQPTGRGPWPTDGLPTEPVGSLPRPARLQRAVLDAEAGLISQAELRAEQDLAVRDTLERLAETGSPIITDGEQRRQSFASYPLGTDADGVDEGPVFAVFADGHHRVIPSLARAPFGFRAWAADDVAGARALTDLPLKQAVVSPSMLSLMVPAGGLGEYSREDFLDDVVDGCTEDIERCFAAGAARVTIDFTEGRLALRRDLRAPWAGPDALGGFIDLMNRVLDRLPPEQRAAVGVHTCPGNDNDSAHSADVDYAELIPELFQIEAGYFLVQAAGEKDPDRVARLVGAQLRGRTSVGDAPRVLIGVTNPTNPKLETAEQIRDQLVRAARFVPPELLGSTDDCGFSPYLVDEKPRHGSPDFARDVALAKIAARVRGTALAAEALAGSAEGAAVAGGPGAGAVAGAEAVGIVASAGAAS, from the coding sequence GTGACTCTGCAGCCGACCGGTCGCGGGCCGTGGCCGACCGACGGGCTCCCCACGGAGCCCGTCGGCTCGCTGCCGCGGCCCGCGCGCCTGCAGCGGGCGGTGCTCGACGCCGAGGCGGGGCTGATCTCGCAGGCCGAGCTGCGGGCGGAGCAGGATCTGGCGGTGCGCGACACGCTCGAACGCCTCGCGGAGACCGGCTCGCCCATCATCACGGACGGTGAGCAGCGGCGGCAGAGCTTCGCGAGCTACCCCCTCGGCACCGACGCGGACGGGGTCGACGAGGGGCCGGTGTTCGCGGTCTTCGCCGACGGGCACCATCGGGTGATCCCGAGTCTCGCGAGAGCGCCGTTCGGCTTCCGTGCCTGGGCCGCCGACGACGTGGCCGGGGCGCGGGCGCTCACCGATCTGCCGCTCAAGCAGGCGGTCGTCTCACCGTCGATGCTGTCGCTCATGGTGCCGGCGGGCGGGCTCGGCGAGTACTCGCGCGAGGATTTCCTGGACGACGTGGTCGACGGCTGCACCGAGGACATCGAGCGCTGCTTCGCGGCCGGCGCCGCACGGGTCACCATCGATTTCACCGAGGGGCGGCTCGCGCTGCGCCGCGACCTGCGGGCTCCCTGGGCCGGGCCTGACGCGCTCGGCGGTTTCATCGACCTCATGAATCGGGTGCTGGATCGCCTCCCGCCCGAGCAGCGCGCCGCCGTGGGCGTGCACACCTGCCCCGGCAACGACAACGACTCGGCTCACAGCGCCGACGTCGACTACGCCGAGCTGATCCCCGAGCTGTTCCAGATCGAGGCCGGATACTTCCTGGTGCAGGCGGCAGGGGAGAAGGATCCGGATCGGGTGGCCCGCCTCGTGGGTGCGCAGCTGCGGGGGAGAACCTCCGTCGGCGACGCGCCACGTGTGCTCATCGGCGTCACGAACCCGACGAACCCCAAGCTCGAGACGGCCGAGCAGATCCGCGACCAGCTGGTGCGCGCCGCACGCTTCGTGCCGCCCGAACTGCTCGGATCCACCGACGACTGCGGCTTCTCGCCCTATCTGGTCGACGAGAAGCCGCGTCACGGTTCGCCCGACTTCGCACGCGACGTGGCCTTGGCGAAGATCGCCGCTCGGGTGCGGGGCACGGCGCTCGCGGCCGAAGCGCTCGCCGGGAGTGCCGAGGGTGCGGCGGTAGCCGGGGGTCCGGGTGCGGGTGCTGTCGCCGGCGCGGAGGCCGTTGGAATCGTCGCGAGCGCGGGGGCCGCGTCGTGA
- the lipB gene encoding lipoyl(octanoyl) transferase LipB, translating into MSSVAPAASVAPAAKIQQPRPEQTSTQPPALDPIRVVKAGFAPQLVPYEQGLELQTRAAESIRRGESRGTVLLLEHPPVYTAGRRSAPDEYPRDGTPVVPVDRGGKVTWHGPGQLVAYPVVRLRERLGVVDFVRELEQVIIDVSAGFGVTGIRVPGRSGVWADRGGELEKFAQIGIHASDGIVTHGLALNCSNSLEAFQNFVPCGITDAGVTTLSELAGGRITPEEVAPGLTDRLTAALEEVAE; encoded by the coding sequence ATGTCCTCCGTCGCGCCAGCCGCCTCCGTCGCCCCCGCTGCGAAGATCCAGCAGCCCCGCCCCGAGCAGACTTCCACCCAACCGCCCGCACTCGACCCGATCCGCGTCGTCAAGGCGGGCTTCGCCCCGCAGCTCGTCCCCTACGAGCAAGGACTCGAGCTGCAGACCCGGGCTGCGGAGAGCATCCGACGGGGCGAGAGCCGGGGCACCGTGCTGCTGCTCGAACACCCTCCGGTGTACACGGCGGGGCGCAGATCCGCCCCCGACGAGTACCCCCGCGACGGCACCCCGGTCGTACCGGTCGACCGCGGCGGCAAGGTGACCTGGCACGGCCCCGGTCAACTCGTCGCCTATCCTGTGGTGCGACTGCGCGAACGGCTGGGCGTCGTCGACTTCGTGCGCGAGCTGGAGCAGGTCATCATCGACGTCTCGGCGGGCTTCGGCGTCACGGGCATCCGCGTGCCCGGCCGCTCCGGGGTCTGGGCTGATCGAGGCGGCGAGCTCGAGAAGTTCGCCCAGATCGGCATCCACGCGAGCGACGGGATCGTGACCCACGGGCTCGCACTCAACTGCTCCAACAGCCTCGAGGCGTTCCAGAACTTCGTGCCGTGCGGCATCACCGACGCCGGGGTGACGACGCTGAGCGAGCTCGCGGGAGGTCGGATCACTCCGGAAGAAGTCGCCCCCGGTCTGACCGACCGCCTCACCGCCGCCCTCGAGGAGGTCGCCGAATGA
- the lipA gene encoding lipoyl synthase, producing MSAVNLGRPLAEVLAERDQAQEQGPAQGQDLGGAEDRDPRPADPALPAPAAPPLPAPAAPAPEGRKLLRIEARNAETPIEQKPEWIKTRARLGPEYTDVRSLVQREGLHTVCQEAGCPNIYECWEDREATFLIGGSICTRRCDFCMITSGKPLPLDTDEPRRVAESVRTMGLRYATITGVTRDDLPDTGAWLYAETIRQIHALNPGAGVECLADDLGGRPEDLAQVFEAAPEVFAHNLETVPRIFKRIRPGFRYERSLDVIAQARDAGMITKSNLILGMGEDRREITDTMRELRDAGCDILTLTQYLRPSKLHHPVDRWVRPEEFVELKAEAEQIGFAGVLAGPLVRSSYRAGRLWAQTMAAKGRPVPAHLQHLAERAAADDAFLQAV from the coding sequence ATGAGCGCGGTCAACCTCGGCAGGCCGCTCGCGGAGGTCCTCGCAGAGCGGGACCAGGCGCAGGAGCAAGGCCCGGCGCAGGGGCAGGATCTCGGTGGAGCCGAGGATCGGGATCCTCGTCCCGCCGATCCGGCTCTCCCGGCCCCGGCTGCACCGCCCCTCCCAGCACCGGCCGCTCCGGCCCCCGAGGGGCGCAAGCTGCTGCGCATCGAGGCGCGCAACGCCGAGACGCCGATCGAGCAGAAACCCGAGTGGATCAAGACCCGCGCCCGTCTCGGGCCCGAGTACACCGATGTGCGCTCGCTCGTGCAGCGCGAGGGTCTGCACACCGTGTGCCAGGAGGCGGGCTGCCCCAACATCTACGAGTGCTGGGAGGATCGCGAGGCGACGTTCCTCATCGGCGGCTCGATCTGCACCCGCCGCTGCGATTTCTGCATGATCACCTCGGGCAAGCCGCTGCCCCTCGACACCGACGAGCCGCGGCGCGTCGCCGAGTCGGTGCGCACGATGGGTCTGCGTTACGCCACGATCACCGGCGTCACTCGCGATGACCTGCCCGACACGGGCGCCTGGCTCTACGCCGAGACGATCCGCCAGATCCACGCCCTCAACCCCGGCGCCGGCGTCGAGTGCCTCGCCGACGACCTCGGCGGACGCCCCGAGGATCTTGCGCAGGTGTTCGAGGCCGCGCCCGAGGTGTTCGCCCACAATCTCGAGACCGTGCCGCGCATCTTCAAGCGCATTCGCCCCGGGTTCCGATACGAGCGCTCGCTCGACGTGATCGCGCAGGCACGCGACGCCGGCATGATCACGAAGTCGAACCTCATTCTCGGTATGGGCGAGGATCGCCGCGAGATCACCGACACGATGCGCGAGCTGCGCGACGCGGGCTGCGACATCCTCACCCTCACGCAGTACCTGCGGCCGTCGAAGCTGCACCACCCGGTCGACCGGTGGGTGCGGCCGGAGGAGTTCGTCGAGCTGAAGGCCGAGGCCGAGCAGATCGGCTTCGCGGGCGTGCTGGCGGGCCCGCTCGTGCGATCCTCGTACCGGGCAGGGCGGCTCTGGGCTCAGACGATGGCGGCGAAGGGACGCCCCGTTCCCGCCCACCTGCAGCACCTCGCGGAGCGCGCCGCCGCCGATGACGCCTTCCTCCAGGCGGTGTAG
- the hflX gene encoding GTPase HflX codes for MTKRLTEDSALTNETDEHRTDGGEQRDDARGDAPETSAPETSDRPDAHGHQTPADPLDRVLSRASGSGSATVFRDLGGAQALGDEEHDRLSDDLDLIRLEREERASLKRVVGLSTELEDVTEVEYRQLRLENVVLIGVYSGSGQTGLEEAENSLRELAALAETAGARVLDGLLQRRANPDPATYLGKGKAQELAELVAAVGADTVVADTELAPSQRRALEDVVKVKVIDRTAVILDIFSQHAKSREGKAQVELAQLEYLLPRLRGWGESMSRQAGGQVGSGGAGMGSRGPGETKMELDRRKIHTRMSKLRKQIAGFAPARDAKRANRKRGEVPSVAIAGYTNAGKSSLLNRLTGTQELVQNQLFATLDTAVRHAETADGRSFTYADTVGFVRNLPHQLVEAFRSTFEEVGEADVILHVVDGSHPDPAAQLRTVRDVIAEVEAQGIPEIVAFNKADLLDESQRLVLHGLAPDAVFVSARTGEGVEELRARIAAALPVPDREVTVVVPYERGELVAEMHERNRVLSTEYVEQGTRVRAYVTAEMLSKLEPYLEHAGA; via the coding sequence ATGACGAAACGCCTCACTGAAGACTCAGCACTCACGAACGAAACCGACGAGCACCGCACCGACGGCGGCGAGCAGCGCGATGACGCGCGTGGCGACGCCCCGGAGACCTCAGCCCCCGAGACCTCCGATCGGCCCGATGCTCACGGTCACCAGACCCCGGCCGACCCGCTCGATCGGGTGCTCTCCCGCGCCTCCGGGTCGGGATCGGCCACCGTGTTCCGCGACCTGGGCGGCGCTCAGGCCCTCGGCGACGAGGAGCACGATCGTCTCTCCGACGACCTCGACCTGATCCGGCTCGAACGGGAGGAGCGAGCGTCGCTCAAGCGCGTCGTCGGCCTCTCGACTGAGCTCGAGGACGTCACCGAGGTCGAGTACCGCCAGCTGCGCCTCGAGAACGTCGTGCTGATCGGGGTCTACTCCGGCTCGGGGCAGACCGGGCTCGAGGAGGCGGAGAACTCACTGCGCGAACTCGCGGCGCTCGCCGAGACCGCAGGTGCACGCGTGCTCGACGGACTGCTGCAGCGCCGCGCGAACCCCGACCCCGCGACCTATCTCGGCAAGGGCAAGGCGCAGGAGCTCGCCGAGCTCGTCGCCGCCGTCGGCGCCGACACGGTCGTGGCCGACACCGAGCTGGCCCCCTCGCAGCGCCGTGCGCTCGAGGACGTGGTGAAGGTCAAGGTGATCGACCGCACCGCCGTGATCCTCGACATCTTCAGCCAGCACGCCAAGAGCCGCGAGGGCAAGGCCCAGGTCGAGCTCGCGCAGCTCGAGTACCTGCTGCCGCGTCTGCGTGGCTGGGGCGAGTCGATGTCGCGTCAGGCGGGCGGCCAGGTGGGCTCCGGGGGAGCCGGCATGGGATCCCGCGGTCCCGGCGAGACGAAGATGGAGCTGGATCGCCGTAAGATCCACACCCGCATGTCGAAGCTGCGCAAGCAGATCGCGGGCTTCGCCCCCGCGCGCGATGCGAAGCGCGCGAATCGCAAGCGCGGCGAGGTGCCGTCGGTCGCGATCGCGGGCTACACGAACGCGGGCAAGTCGAGTCTGCTCAACCGGTTGACCGGCACGCAGGAGCTGGTGCAGAACCAGCTCTTCGCAACACTCGACACGGCCGTGCGCCACGCCGAGACCGCGGACGGCCGCAGCTTCACCTACGCCGACACCGTGGGGTTCGTGCGCAATCTGCCGCACCAGCTGGTCGAGGCCTTCCGTTCCACCTTCGAGGAGGTGGGCGAGGCCGACGTGATCCTGCACGTGGTCGACGGCTCCCACCCCGATCCCGCGGCTCAGCTGCGCACGGTGCGCGACGTGATCGCCGAGGTCGAAGCGCAGGGCATCCCCGAGATCGTGGCGTTCAACAAGGCCGATCTGCTCGACGAGTCCCAGCGGCTGGTGCTGCACGGACTGGCCCCCGATGCGGTGTTCGTGTCGGCCCGCACTGGTGAGGGAGTGGAGGAGCTGCGCGCCCGGATCGCGGCCGCGCTGCCGGTCCCGGATCGCGAGGTGACGGTCGTCGTGCCCTACGAGCGGGGCGAACTGGTCGCCGAGATGCATGAGCGCAACCGGGTGCTGTCGACGGAGTACGTCGAGCAGGGCACCCGCGTGCGGGCATACGTGACGGCAGAGATGCTGTCGAAGCTCGAGCCGTATCTCGAGCACGCGGGGGCGTAA